From the genome of Bradyrhizobium elkanii USDA 76, one region includes:
- a CDS encoding ABC transporter ATP-binding protein — MTQAQLAQGNDPLLAVRDVSVVFGGIIALNGVSFDMRHGQILGLIGPNGAGKTTLFNCLSRLYQPSSGDILMEGKSILSRPPHRIAEIGIGRTFQNVALFPNLSVIDNVRVGAHARTSSDIVSDSLRLAWVRRGETDMNKKVHDILGYLDLEDVAHTVVSGLPFGTQKRVELARALAADPKILLLDEPAGGLNHEEVYVLGDLIRKIRDDRKITVLLVEHHMGLVMSIADHVVALNFGRKLAEGTPAQVQADPDVIKAYLGSKDQ; from the coding sequence ATGACGCAGGCACAGCTCGCGCAAGGGAATGATCCCTTGCTCGCGGTTCGCGACGTCAGCGTCGTGTTCGGCGGCATCATCGCACTGAACGGCGTGTCGTTCGACATGCGCCACGGACAGATCCTCGGGCTGATCGGGCCGAACGGCGCCGGCAAGACGACGCTGTTCAATTGCCTGTCGCGGCTCTATCAGCCGTCGTCCGGCGACATCCTGATGGAAGGCAAGAGCATCCTGTCGCGCCCGCCGCACCGGATCGCCGAGATCGGCATCGGCCGCACCTTCCAGAACGTCGCGCTGTTTCCCAACCTGTCCGTGATCGACAATGTGCGCGTCGGCGCGCATGCGCGCACCTCGAGCGACATCGTCAGCGACTCGCTGCGCCTCGCCTGGGTCCGCCGCGGCGAGACCGACATGAACAAGAAGGTGCACGACATCCTCGGCTATCTCGATCTCGAGGACGTCGCCCACACCGTGGTCTCCGGACTTCCGTTCGGCACACAGAAGCGCGTCGAACTGGCGCGCGCCCTGGCCGCGGACCCGAAGATCCTGCTGCTCGACGAGCCGGCCGGCGGCCTCAATCACGAGGAAGTCTATGTGCTCGGCGACCTGATCCGCAAAATCCGCGACGACCGCAAGATCACCGTGCTGCTGGTCGAGCATCACATGGGTCTCGTGATGTCGATCGCCGACCACGTCGTCGCGCTCAATTTCGGCCGCAAGCTTGCCGAAGGCACACCGGCCCAGGTCCAGGCCGACCCCGACGTCATCAAGGCCTATCTGGGGAGCAAGGACCAATGA
- a CDS encoding branched-chain amino acid ABC transporter permease, translated as MELFANQVLAGIATGAIYACMALAVVMIYQAIDHLNFAQGEMAMFSTFVSWQLMQWGVPYWGAFVLTVAFSFLAGIVIERLLFKPLAKAPILTNVAGFIALYAIINSVAGLIWDFTIKQYPTPFGSSPFLGSQLISTHQAGMIGITLLMLLLLFFFFRFTRVGLAMRAAASLPESARLVGINTSWMIALGWGMASAIGSIAGMMIAPVVFLEPNMMLGVLIYGFAAAVLGGLSSPFGAVMGGFLVGVFENLVGTYIPGVGNELKLPIALALIIVVLVVKPAGLFGRAIVKRV; from the coding sequence ATGGAGCTTTTTGCCAACCAGGTCCTGGCCGGCATCGCCACCGGCGCGATCTATGCCTGCATGGCGCTCGCGGTGGTCATGATCTACCAGGCCATCGACCATCTGAATTTCGCCCAGGGCGAAATGGCGATGTTCTCGACCTTCGTGTCCTGGCAGCTGATGCAATGGGGCGTGCCGTACTGGGGCGCCTTCGTGCTCACCGTCGCGTTCTCGTTCCTCGCCGGCATCGTCATCGAGCGGCTGCTGTTCAAGCCGCTGGCGAAGGCGCCGATCCTGACCAACGTCGCCGGCTTCATCGCACTCTACGCGATCATCAACTCGGTCGCCGGCCTGATCTGGGACTTCACCATCAAGCAGTATCCGACGCCGTTCGGCTCCTCGCCGTTCCTCGGCAGCCAGCTGATCTCGACCCACCAGGCCGGCATGATCGGCATCACGCTGTTGATGCTGCTCCTGCTGTTCTTCTTCTTCCGCTTCACCCGGGTGGGTTTGGCGATGCGCGCCGCAGCCTCGCTGCCGGAATCGGCGCGCCTCGTCGGCATCAACACCTCGTGGATGATCGCGCTGGGCTGGGGCATGGCATCCGCGATCGGCTCGATCGCCGGCATGATGATCGCACCGGTGGTGTTCCTCGAGCCGAACATGATGCTCGGCGTACTGATCTACGGGTTTGCCGCGGCCGTGCTCGGCGGCCTGTCGAGCCCGTTCGGCGCCGTCATGGGCGGCTTCCTGGTCGGCGTCTTCGAGAACCTCGTCGGCACCTACATCCCCGGCGTCGGCAATGAGCTGAAACTTCCGATCGCGCTTGCGCTGATCATCGTCGTCCTGGTCGTGAAACCGGCAGGCCTGTTCGGCCGCGCCATCGTGAAGCGAGTTTGA
- a CDS encoding ABC transporter ATP-binding protein has product MTTMLNVKDLRAYYGQVQALHGLNFSLNEGSLTTLLGANGAGKTTTLRAICNMVRSTGAIEFEGKPIGTRSTENVVRLGIAHVPQGRGTFTNMTVEENLQLGAISRADKKAIGADIERMYEHFPVLKQRYTQQAGTLSGGEQQMLAVARALMLRPRLMLLDEPSFGLAPLIVRDLFRILGKINREEKVTILVVEQNAQLALELADQAYVIETGRIVMSGNAKDIANNEDVRKSYLGY; this is encoded by the coding sequence ATGACCACGATGCTCAACGTCAAGGACCTGCGCGCCTATTACGGCCAGGTCCAGGCCCTGCACGGCCTCAACTTCTCGCTCAACGAGGGCTCGCTGACCACCCTGCTCGGCGCCAACGGCGCCGGCAAGACCACGACGCTGCGGGCGATCTGCAACATGGTGCGTTCGACCGGCGCGATCGAGTTCGAGGGCAAGCCGATCGGCACGCGCTCGACCGAGAACGTGGTCCGCCTCGGCATCGCCCATGTGCCGCAGGGCCGCGGCACCTTCACCAACATGACGGTGGAGGAGAACCTGCAGCTCGGCGCCATCAGCCGCGCCGACAAGAAGGCGATCGGCGCCGACATCGAGCGGATGTACGAGCATTTCCCGGTGCTGAAGCAGCGCTACACCCAGCAGGCCGGCACGCTGTCCGGCGGCGAGCAGCAGATGCTCGCTGTGGCGCGCGCGCTGATGCTGCGGCCGCGCCTGATGCTGCTCGACGAGCCGTCGTTCGGCCTTGCGCCGCTGATCGTGCGCGACCTGTTCCGCATCCTCGGCAAGATCAATCGCGAGGAAAAGGTGACCATCCTGGTGGTCGAGCAGAATGCGCAGCTCGCGCTCGAGCTCGCCGACCAGGCCTATGTGATCGAAACCGGACGGATCGTGATGTCGGGCAATGCCAAGGACATCGCGAACAACGAAGACGTCCGCAAATCCTATCTCGGCTACTGA
- a CDS encoding branched-chain amino acid ABC transporter permease: protein MSAAEEVEVVTEGQAVEAVPKRAMTLGYGTSLVVLAALVLIPLFVKNFIIFQMTMLLIYGLAVLALNILTGGSGQFSLGQSAFYAVGAYTSAILMEHAGMNYALTLPIAGVICFGFGFLFGQPALRLSGVYLALATFALATAMPQLLKLGYFEHWTGGVQGLVVTKPDAPFGLPLSQDMWLYYFTLVVTIAIYVASVNLLRSRSGRAFMAIRDNEIAASAMGVDVALYKTLAFGVSAGITGVAGGLGAIAVQFVAPDGYTIQLAISLFLGMVVGGVGWLPGSIVGSAFIIFVPNIAEGISKGLSGAVFGVLLFLVIFLVPHGARQVAIVAHQLAAKFKKN from the coding sequence ATGAGCGCCGCTGAAGAAGTCGAAGTCGTCACCGAAGGCCAGGCCGTAGAGGCGGTTCCGAAGCGTGCCATGACGCTCGGCTATGGCACGTCGCTTGTGGTGCTTGCCGCGCTGGTCCTGATCCCGCTGTTCGTGAAGAACTTCATCATCTTCCAGATGACGATGCTTCTGATCTACGGCCTTGCGGTGCTGGCGCTCAACATCCTGACCGGCGGAAGCGGCCAGTTCTCGCTCGGCCAGAGCGCGTTCTATGCCGTCGGCGCCTATACCTCGGCGATCCTGATGGAGCATGCGGGCATGAACTATGCCCTCACGCTGCCGATCGCCGGCGTCATCTGCTTCGGCTTCGGCTTCCTGTTCGGCCAGCCGGCGCTGCGGCTTTCCGGCGTCTACCTGGCGCTCGCGACCTTCGCCCTCGCCACCGCGATGCCGCAGCTGCTCAAGCTCGGCTATTTCGAGCACTGGACCGGCGGCGTGCAGGGCCTCGTGGTCACCAAGCCGGACGCCCCGTTCGGCCTGCCGCTGTCGCAGGACATGTGGCTGTATTACTTCACGCTGGTCGTCACCATCGCGATCTACGTCGCCTCGGTGAACCTGCTGCGCTCGCGCTCCGGCCGCGCCTTCATGGCGATCCGCGACAACGAGATCGCGGCCTCCGCGATGGGTGTCGACGTCGCGCTGTACAAGACGCTGGCATTCGGCGTCTCGGCCGGCATCACCGGCGTTGCCGGCGGTCTCGGCGCCATCGCGGTGCAGTTCGTGGCGCCCGACGGCTACACCATCCAGCTCGCGATCTCGCTGTTCCTCGGCATGGTGGTCGGCGGCGTCGGCTGGCTGCCCGGCTCGATCGTGGGCTCCGCCTTCATCATCTTCGTGCCCAACATCGCCGAGGGTATTTCGAAGGGCCTTTCGGGCGCGGTGTTCGGCGTGCTGCTGTTCCTCGTCATCTTCCTCGTGCCGCACGGCGCCAGGCAGGTTGCGATCGTTGCCCACCAACTGGCCGCAAAGTTCAAGAAAAACTGA
- a CDS encoding ABC transporter substrate-binding protein: MTAVRPSLAALLSAFALILTNCSVAQAQKRYDTGASDTEIKIGNTMPYSGPASAYGVIGKTEAAYFRMINDAGGIHGRKIKFISYDDGYSPPKTVEQARKLVENDEVLLLFGSVGTASNAAIRKYMNEKQVPQLFIASGASKWNDPKDYPWTMGWQPSYQDEARVYAKYIMKHKPDAKVAVLYQNDDFGKDYLKGLKDAFGDKASMIVAEEAYETSEPTIDSHIVKLKAAGADTFVSITTPKFAAQAIKKAAEIAWTPLQIVANVSASVGGVMQPAGFENAQGILSASYLKDGADPQWDKDPGMEKFLAFLKKNYPDANKLDGATAFGYAAAQTMVKVLEMCGDDLTRANVMKQATSLKDYVPDTLLPGISINTSATDFAPIKQLRLMRFKGEKWELFGDIISSNLSN, encoded by the coding sequence ATGACTGCCGTACGCCCGTCCCTGGCGGCGCTGCTGTCCGCATTCGCTCTGATCCTGACGAACTGCAGTGTCGCGCAGGCGCAGAAGAGATACGACACCGGGGCCAGCGACACCGAGATCAAGATCGGCAACACCATGCCCTACAGCGGTCCCGCGTCGGCCTACGGGGTGATCGGCAAGACCGAGGCGGCCTACTTCAGGATGATCAACGATGCCGGCGGCATCCACGGCCGCAAGATCAAGTTCATCTCCTACGATGATGGCTACTCGCCGCCCAAGACGGTGGAGCAGGCGCGCAAGCTGGTCGAGAACGACGAGGTGCTGCTGCTGTTCGGCTCGGTCGGCACCGCGAGCAACGCGGCGATCCGGAAATACATGAACGAGAAGCAGGTGCCGCAGCTGTTCATCGCTTCCGGCGCCTCGAAGTGGAACGACCCGAAAGATTATCCGTGGACCATGGGCTGGCAACCGTCCTACCAGGACGAGGCGCGGGTCTACGCAAAATACATCATGAAGCACAAGCCCGACGCCAAGGTCGCCGTGCTCTACCAGAACGACGATTTCGGCAAGGACTACCTCAAGGGCCTGAAGGACGCCTTCGGCGACAAGGCATCGATGATCGTCGCCGAGGAGGCCTACGAGACATCCGAGCCCACGATCGACAGTCACATCGTCAAGCTGAAGGCCGCCGGTGCCGACACCTTCGTCAGCATCACGACACCGAAATTCGCGGCACAGGCGATCAAGAAGGCCGCCGAGATCGCGTGGACGCCATTGCAGATCGTCGCCAATGTCTCGGCCTCCGTCGGCGGCGTGATGCAGCCGGCGGGCTTCGAGAATGCGCAGGGTATCCTGTCGGCGTCCTATCTCAAGGACGGCGCCGATCCGCAGTGGGACAAGGATCCCGGCATGGAGAAATTCCTCGCCTTCCTCAAGAAGAATTATCCGGACGCCAACAAGCTCGACGGCGCCACCGCCTTCGGTTACGCCGCCGCGCAGACCATGGTGAAGGTGCTGGAGATGTGCGGTGACGACCTCACCCGCGCCAATGTCATGAAGCAGGCCACAAGCCTGAAGGATTATGTCCCCGATACGCTGCTGCCGGGTATCAGCATCAACACGTCGGCCACCGATTTCGCGCCGATCAAGCAACTGCGCTTGATGCGGTTCAAGGGCGAAAAATGGGAGCTGTTCGGGGACATCATTTCGAGCAATCTGAGCAACTGA
- a CDS encoding ABC transporter substrate-binding protein yields the protein MLSTVRIAAISAAIVAVAATSTAAFAQKKYDTGASDTEIKVGNIIPYSGPASAYGVIGKTEEAYFKMINDRGGINGRKVNFVSYDDAYSPPKAVEQVRKLVESDEVLLVFNPLGTPSNTAIQKYLNSKKIPQLFVATGATKWNDPKNFPWTMGWQPSYQSEAQIYAKWLMKEKPDAKIAILYQNDDFGKDYLKGTKDGFGAKAASSIIMEESYEISEPSIDGHIVKIKAANPDVLLIYTTPKFGAQTIKKTAELGWKPLQIITNVSASVGSVMQPAGFDNAQGVLSAAYAKDGADTQWTNDPGMKKWAEFLDKYMPGADKTDGGYVYGYGAAQTLAKVLEMCGDDLTRANVMKQAASLKDFTPDTLLPGVKINTSATDFAPIAQLQMQRFKGQKWELFGDIISGDVPSE from the coding sequence ATGCTTTCTACCGTTCGGATCGCCGCGATTTCCGCGGCGATCGTCGCTGTTGCCGCGACGTCCACTGCCGCATTCGCCCAAAAGAAATACGACACCGGCGCAAGCGATACCGAGATCAAGGTCGGCAACATCATCCCCTATTCGGGACCGGCCTCCGCCTACGGCGTGATCGGCAAGACCGAAGAAGCCTACTTCAAGATGATCAACGATCGCGGCGGCATCAACGGCCGCAAGGTCAATTTCGTCAGCTATGACGACGCCTATTCGCCGCCGAAAGCGGTCGAGCAGGTGCGCAAGCTGGTCGAGAGCGACGAGGTGTTGCTCGTCTTCAACCCGCTCGGCACCCCGTCCAACACCGCGATCCAGAAATACCTGAATTCCAAGAAGATCCCGCAGCTGTTCGTCGCGACCGGCGCCACCAAGTGGAACGACCCGAAGAACTTCCCGTGGACCATGGGCTGGCAGCCGAGCTATCAGAGCGAAGCGCAGATCTACGCCAAGTGGCTGATGAAGGAGAAGCCCGACGCCAAGATCGCGATCCTCTATCAGAACGACGATTTCGGCAAAGACTACCTCAAGGGCACCAAGGACGGCTTTGGCGCCAAGGCGGCCTCCAGCATCATCATGGAGGAGAGCTATGAGATTTCGGAGCCGTCGATCGACGGCCACATCGTCAAGATCAAGGCCGCCAATCCCGACGTGCTGCTGATCTACACCACGCCGAAGTTCGGCGCGCAGACCATCAAGAAGACCGCCGAACTCGGCTGGAAGCCGCTGCAGATCATCACCAACGTGTCGGCCTCGGTCGGCAGCGTGATGCAGCCGGCCGGCTTCGACAACGCGCAAGGCGTGTTGTCGGCGGCCTATGCCAAGGACGGCGCCGACACACAGTGGACCAACGACCCCGGCATGAAGAAGTGGGCCGAGTTTCTCGACAAGTACATGCCGGGCGCCGACAAGACCGACGGCGGCTATGTGTACGGCTATGGCGCCGCACAGACGCTCGCCAAGGTGCTCGAAATGTGCGGCGACGATCTCACCCGCGCCAACGTCATGAAGCAGGCGGCGAGCCTGAAGGACTTTACGCCCGACACCCTGCTGCCCGGCGTCAAGATCAACACCTCGGCCACCGACTTCGCCCCGATCGCCCAGTTGCAGATGCAGCGTTTCAAGGGTCAGAAATGGGAACTGTTCGGTGACATCATTTCCGGCGACGTCCCCTCCGAGTGA
- a CDS encoding IclR family transcriptional regulator produces the protein MKRASKKAATDRNFVVALSRGLDVLRAFQPNDGLLGNQEIAARTKLPKPTISRLTYTLTKLGYLTPVPKFEKYQLAPSAMALGYAALANLGVRHLSEPYREEVMRATGGAVAVGGRDRHSMIYFGQSRNGLALGVQLDVGSRVPIATTAMGRAYIWALPPDERAALLRELRDHYGSRWAKMRDGIERSGETVAKHGFTMSAGDWQNDVAAVGVALRLNDGTGPYAFNCGAPAFRFTEDRLLNDIGPRLVAMVRNIEQALGGMAPQSKKEERKKTRVGGKVARLAEGIR, from the coding sequence ATGAAGCGCGCTAGCAAGAAAGCAGCGACCGATCGCAATTTCGTCGTCGCGCTTTCCCGCGGACTGGACGTCCTGCGCGCATTCCAGCCCAATGACGGGCTGCTCGGCAATCAGGAGATTGCAGCCCGCACCAAGTTACCGAAGCCAACCATTTCCCGACTGACCTACACGCTCACCAAGCTGGGATACCTTACACCTGTACCGAAGTTCGAGAAGTACCAGCTCGCGCCGTCGGCGATGGCACTCGGCTACGCCGCACTCGCCAATCTCGGCGTTCGGCATTTGTCCGAGCCCTATCGAGAAGAAGTGATGCGCGCGACCGGCGGCGCGGTCGCCGTCGGCGGCCGCGACCGCCACAGCATGATCTATTTCGGCCAGAGCCGGAACGGCCTGGCGCTCGGCGTGCAACTCGACGTCGGCTCGCGGGTGCCGATCGCAACCACCGCGATGGGACGTGCCTATATTTGGGCGTTGCCGCCCGACGAACGCGCGGCTTTACTGCGCGAGCTGCGCGATCACTACGGCAGCCGCTGGGCCAAGATGCGCGACGGCATCGAGCGCTCCGGCGAGACGGTCGCGAAGCACGGCTTCACGATGTCCGCAGGCGACTGGCAGAACGACGTCGCCGCAGTCGGCGTTGCATTGAGATTGAACGACGGAACCGGTCCGTATGCCTTCAATTGCGGCGCGCCGGCATTCCGCTTCACGGAAGACAGATTGCTCAACGACATTGGACCTCGTCTTGTGGCGATGGTAAGGAACATCGAGCAGGCGCTCGGTGGAATGGCGCCGCAATCCAAAAAAGAAGAACGCAAAAAGACCAGAGTAGGAGGGAAAGTTGCACGTTTGGCCGAGGGGATCAGATAG